From a region of the Acanthochromis polyacanthus isolate Apoly-LR-REF ecotype Palm Island chromosome 3, KAUST_Apoly_ChrSc, whole genome shotgun sequence genome:
- the apela gene encoding apelin receptor early endogenous ligand, with protein MRIFNLLYLLLLLLAAIAAPISSVRPGELLQLHRTASPTTHFVSDFLHLRRKYHRHHCLYRRCMPLHSRVPFP; from the exons ATGAGGATCTTCAACCTGCtctacctgctgctgctgctgctggccgccATCGCAGCACCCATCTCCTCCGTCAGGCCAGGTGAGCTCCTCCAACTACACCGTACGGCAAGTCCCACAACTCA ttttgtttcagatttCTTGCACCTGAGGAGAAAATACCACCGACACCACTGCCTATACAGACGCTGCATGCCCCTGCACTCCAGAGTACCCTTCCCCTGA